The Verrucomicrobium spinosum DSM 4136 = JCM 18804 genome includes a region encoding these proteins:
- a CDS encoding cysteine desulfurase family protein, which yields MIYLDSNATTQTDPRVVEAMMPFLTKHFANPSSGHAGGRFVHKAVEHAREQVAALIDCEPNELIFTSGGTEANNAALASALTLQQPRKTHLIIFKTEHSSVLEPARRWTEEGRSASFLDVNREGVPMIRELKSCTRSGQTALVSMMWANNETGVIGPIEESAELVHSNGAMFHSDAVQAVGKIPVSVKKIPVDYLSLSGHKFHAPKGIGALFISKRVRFRPWMLGGGQEFGRRSGTENVPHIVGLGKAAELMLEHLRDDGAAKVAAMRDAFENRILAEVPGTEVNGSREFRVPGTSSLFFPGVDAAGLLILLDDRGVACSEGSACHAETLRPSHVLCAMGFTEERLGGTLRFSFSRMNTAEEAVIAAGKVIECVAKLKSLNVEGPVKMSA from the coding sequence ATGATTTATCTCGACTCGAATGCAACCACCCAGACCGATCCACGGGTGGTTGAGGCCATGATGCCGTTCCTGACGAAGCATTTTGCCAACCCTTCCTCCGGGCATGCTGGAGGCAGATTCGTGCACAAGGCGGTGGAACATGCGCGGGAGCAGGTTGCCGCACTCATCGATTGTGAACCCAATGAGCTGATCTTCACCAGTGGCGGCACCGAGGCTAACAATGCCGCGCTGGCATCCGCCCTGACCCTGCAACAGCCGCGCAAGACCCACTTGATCATCTTCAAGACGGAGCACTCCTCCGTGCTTGAACCTGCCCGCCGTTGGACGGAAGAGGGCCGTTCTGCCAGTTTCCTGGATGTGAATCGCGAAGGAGTGCCCATGATTCGGGAGCTGAAAAGCTGTACGCGTTCCGGTCAGACGGCGCTGGTGAGCATGATGTGGGCGAACAACGAAACCGGAGTCATCGGCCCGATCGAGGAATCTGCGGAACTCGTGCATTCCAACGGTGCGATGTTCCACAGCGATGCCGTGCAGGCGGTGGGCAAGATCCCAGTATCGGTCAAGAAAATCCCCGTGGACTACCTTAGCCTCAGCGGTCACAAGTTTCATGCGCCCAAGGGCATCGGAGCTCTCTTTATCAGCAAGCGGGTGCGTTTTCGCCCCTGGATGCTGGGAGGCGGCCAGGAGTTCGGCCGACGCTCTGGAACAGAAAACGTCCCACACATTGTGGGGTTGGGCAAGGCGGCCGAACTGATGCTGGAGCATCTGCGTGACGACGGAGCTGCCAAAGTGGCCGCCATGCGAGACGCCTTTGAGAATCGCATTCTGGCTGAAGTCCCCGGCACGGAGGTCAATGGCAGTCGGGAGTTTCGTGTCCCTGGTACCTCCAGTCTCTTTTTTCCAGGGGTGGATGCCGCCGGGCTGTTGATCCTTCTCGATGATCGCGGCGTTGCGTGCTCGGAAGGATCTGCCTGTCACGCTGAAACGCTGCGTCCCTCGCACGTGTTATGCGCCATGGGATTCACGGAGGAACGCCTCGGTGGGACCTTGCGATTCTCCTTCTCCCGCATGAACACTGCGGAGGAGGCAGTCATTGCAGCGGGGAAGGTGATCGAATGTGTGGCAAAACTGAAATCCCTCAACGTGGAGGGACCCGTCAAGATGAGCGCTTAG
- a CDS encoding transposase — MASPRYFADPMVPVAYYHCISRVVERRLAFGPEEKEQFVRLMRAYEGFCQVRVLSYCVMSNHFHIMVEVKKRPEGAVYSDAWLLKQVALIYSKPAVRMLKETLETLRSQGHDAAAEELKERYLGRMWDVSQFMKELKQRFSLWFNKRENRKGTLWEERFTSVLLEGELATLSVMSAYIDLNPVRAGLVQDPKDYRWCSYAEAVAGGRKALSALYTITNEHRLHEQNQTGGSQRIPSADRVLSGYRVWLFGQGEEVRDGHGSDSQVLRKGIKCEVVEQVREEDGKLTLAETLRHRVTYFTLGVALGSRGFVDEFFEARREQFDARRQRGARPMKGGSFAGMFAFRAPRVGVV; from the coding sequence ATGGCCTCGCCTCGATATTTTGCCGATCCGATGGTTCCGGTTGCGTACTACCACTGCATTTCCAGGGTGGTGGAGCGGCGGTTGGCGTTTGGACCGGAGGAGAAGGAGCAGTTTGTGCGGCTCATGCGGGCCTATGAGGGGTTCTGCCAGGTGCGGGTGTTGTCCTATTGCGTGATGTCCAACCACTTCCACATCATGGTGGAGGTGAAGAAGCGGCCTGAAGGGGCGGTGTATTCGGATGCTTGGTTGCTCAAGCAGGTGGCGTTGATCTATTCCAAACCGGCGGTGCGGATGCTCAAGGAGACGCTGGAAACCTTGCGCAGCCAGGGGCATGACGCGGCGGCCGAGGAACTCAAGGAGAGATACCTGGGGCGGATGTGGGATGTGAGCCAGTTCATGAAGGAGCTCAAACAGCGCTTCAGCCTGTGGTTCAACAAGAGGGAGAATCGCAAGGGCACTCTCTGGGAGGAGCGGTTCACCAGTGTGCTGCTGGAAGGTGAGCTCGCTACGCTCTCGGTGATGAGTGCCTACATTGACCTCAACCCGGTGCGGGCCGGACTGGTGCAGGACCCCAAGGACTACCGGTGGTGCAGCTATGCGGAGGCGGTGGCGGGGGGGCGCAAGGCGTTGTCAGCCTTGTACACGATCACCAATGAGCATCGGCTGCATGAGCAGAATCAGACGGGAGGGTCACAACGGATCCCGAGTGCGGATCGAGTGCTTTCCGGCTACCGGGTATGGCTCTTTGGCCAGGGGGAGGAGGTTCGGGACGGTCACGGTTCCGACAGCCAGGTGCTGCGCAAGGGGATCAAGTGCGAGGTGGTGGAGCAGGTGCGCGAGGAAGACGGCAAGCTGACGCTCGCGGAGACGCTGCGTCATCGGGTGACGTACTTCACGCTAGGTGTGGCCTTGGGAAGCCGGGGGTTTGTGGATGAGTTCTTTGAGGCGCGCCGTGAACAATTTGATGCCCGCCGCCAACGAGGTGCCCGCCCCATGAAGGGCGGAAGTTTTGCCGGAATGTTTGCCTTTCGAGCGCCGAGAGTCGGGGTGGTGTGA
- the vccB gene encoding Verru_Chthon cassette protein B has protein sequence MKNLPTTTGRAGGKGGFSLVEVAVASGIAAIGIILLFSLLPSGLTMFRDSMTVTMSSQIAQRLIHEAVQTDYDVLVGASGGGASPVVKPWRYFNDQGVEVTSTSDAIYHVHTRVLPSSHLPATSSSNSNSSLATITVQVVTNPSNRPIKLRPASETDPLAQTVDPAPGLVFYTYNSHVARVR, from the coding sequence ATGAAAAACCTACCAACCACCACCGGCAGGGCCGGTGGCAAGGGTGGCTTCTCGCTTGTGGAAGTTGCCGTCGCTTCCGGTATTGCTGCCATTGGCATCATCTTGCTGTTCAGTCTGCTTCCTTCCGGTCTGACCATGTTCCGGGATTCGATGACTGTCACGATGTCATCACAGATCGCGCAGCGGTTGATTCATGAAGCCGTTCAGACGGATTACGACGTTCTGGTGGGAGCCTCCGGGGGAGGGGCCAGCCCTGTCGTGAAACCCTGGCGTTATTTCAATGACCAGGGAGTGGAAGTCACCTCCACCTCCGATGCGATCTACCATGTGCACACGCGGGTGCTTCCCTCCAGCCATCTGCCGGCCACGTCCTCCTCGAACTCGAACTCCTCCCTGGCCACCATCACGGTGCAGGTCGTTACCAATCCTTCCAATCGTCCCATCAAACTGAGGCCTGCTTCTGAAACGGATCCACTGGCGCAGACGGTGGACCCCGCCCCCGGTCTCGTATTTTACACCTACAACAGCCACGTGGCTCGTGTCCGATGA
- the vccC gene encoding Verru_Chthon cassette protein C, whose amino-acid sequence MRTRAFTLLELLVSMTIVSILMIVLVTITGQTSAVWKDTTGKSNQFREARNAFEAITRNLSQATLNTYYDYYAADGTSRKASDPATFVPARYGRQSELRFQTGPAATLLSGGASKFPTHGLFFQAPLGFTEIPGNAGLENLVNTWGYYLEFREDTDRPAYLPATGRYRYRLMEFMEPTEDLKVYSTPAQWLQTVAGGTRSHVIASNIICLTFLPKLPGQGPAGDPRVDPDGSRLAPAYAYDSVTPGQAAEGPGRSSLHQLPPVVEVTMVAIDESSAAMLEKGATAPDFGLETLFTDARLDERKADLQTLENNLVAMKVNYRIFSTEVSLRGAKWSQDESN is encoded by the coding sequence ATGAGAACCCGCGCTTTCACCCTCCTTGAACTGCTGGTCTCGATGACCATCGTCTCCATTCTCATGATTGTGCTGGTCACCATCACGGGGCAGACCAGCGCTGTCTGGAAGGACACGACGGGGAAGTCCAACCAGTTTCGTGAGGCCCGCAACGCCTTCGAAGCCATCACTCGAAACCTGTCGCAGGCCACGCTGAACACGTATTATGACTACTACGCGGCGGACGGCACCTCACGCAAGGCCTCTGATCCAGCGACCTTCGTCCCTGCCAGGTACGGGCGGCAGTCTGAGCTCCGTTTTCAAACGGGGCCGGCGGCCACGCTTCTGTCTGGAGGAGCAAGCAAGTTTCCTACGCACGGGCTGTTCTTCCAGGCTCCGCTGGGTTTCACGGAGATTCCAGGGAATGCAGGGCTGGAGAATCTGGTGAACACCTGGGGGTACTACCTGGAGTTTCGTGAAGACACTGACCGTCCCGCCTACCTGCCCGCCACAGGACGCTACCGCTACCGCCTGATGGAGTTCATGGAGCCAACAGAGGATCTCAAGGTGTACTCCACGCCGGCCCAATGGCTGCAGACCGTGGCAGGCGGCACCCGCTCCCATGTGATTGCGAGCAACATCATCTGCCTCACCTTTCTGCCCAAACTGCCGGGCCAGGGGCCGGCAGGGGATCCCAGAGTGGATCCAGACGGCTCACGACTGGCCCCTGCCTACGCCTATGATTCGGTGACACCTGGTCAGGCGGCGGAAGGGCCGGGGCGCAGCAGTTTGCACCAGCTCCCGCCGGTGGTGGAGGTGACCATGGTGGCCATCGATGAGAGCTCTGCAGCCATGCTTGAGAAGGGGGCCACCGCGCCGGACTTTGGGCTGGAAACGCTCTTTACCGACGCCAGGCTGGACGAAAGAAAAGCCGACCTCCAGACTCTGGAGAACAATCTCGTCGCCATGAAGGTGAACTACCGCATCTTCAGCACCGAAGTAAGCCTTCGGGGGGCGAAGTGGAGCCAGGATGAATCCAACTGA
- a CDS encoding IS4-like element ISVsp5 family transposase: MKFKPAKVIGSVLGQLCKLIPGHLVANLCAQHHHGSQPRTFSSWSHVVSLLYAQLTHSISLNDVCDSLRHHAGALAAIRGATPPARNTLSHANKNRDSDLMETLFWKMLDHLQHRHPGFGLRYEGLPRRFRRAIYAIDSSTIALVANCMSWAKHRQRKAAAKLHLRLNLQTFLPAFAIIEEASHHDDSRSRALCASLKDGEIALFDKAYINFAHLWELTGRGIFWVTRAKDNMSYRVTRKLQARPQGKVLRDDLIVLKGARSLSQHPGPLRRVEMLVELDGKEVRMAFITNQTEWAASTVGELYQSRWGIEVFFKQIKQTLCICDFLGHSKNAIRWQLWAALLLYVLLRFLAQVSGWPHSFTRLFTMIRGVTWSRVDLLRLLAFYGTAGGPWKMRASPQSVYLPGLEPPVYGTAGVA; the protein is encoded by the coding sequence ATGAAATTCAAACCAGCCAAAGTCATTGGAAGCGTTCTGGGGCAGCTTTGCAAGCTCATTCCCGGGCACTTGGTCGCGAACCTCTGCGCTCAACACCACCACGGCAGCCAGCCGCGCACCTTCAGTTCCTGGAGTCACGTGGTCAGCCTGCTCTACGCGCAACTGACACACTCCATCAGTCTCAACGATGTGTGCGACAGCTTGAGGCATCATGCCGGGGCCCTCGCTGCCATCCGCGGAGCGACACCGCCAGCCCGCAACACCCTGTCCCATGCCAATAAGAATCGGGACAGCGACCTGATGGAGACCCTCTTTTGGAAGATGTTGGATCATCTCCAGCATCGGCACCCCGGGTTTGGCCTGCGCTATGAAGGACTGCCCCGGCGGTTTAGACGGGCCATCTACGCCATCGACTCCAGCACCATCGCCCTGGTGGCCAACTGTATGAGTTGGGCCAAGCACCGGCAGCGCAAGGCGGCGGCCAAGCTCCATTTGCGTCTCAACCTGCAAACCTTCCTGCCAGCCTTTGCCATCATCGAAGAAGCCTCTCATCATGATGACTCGCGCTCCCGCGCGCTTTGTGCCAGCCTCAAAGACGGGGAAATTGCCTTGTTTGACAAGGCTTACATCAACTTTGCCCACCTCTGGGAGTTGACCGGGCGGGGCATCTTCTGGGTCACCCGTGCCAAGGACAACATGAGCTACCGGGTGACGCGCAAGCTCCAGGCACGGCCGCAAGGCAAGGTGCTGCGCGATGACCTCATTGTGCTCAAAGGAGCCAGGAGCCTTTCGCAACATCCCGGCCCGCTGCGCCGGGTGGAGATGCTCGTGGAGCTTGACGGCAAGGAAGTGCGCATGGCCTTTATCACCAACCAGACAGAATGGGCCGCCAGCACGGTAGGAGAACTCTACCAGAGCCGCTGGGGCATTGAAGTGTTCTTCAAGCAGATCAAGCAAACGCTCTGCATCTGTGATTTTTTGGGACATAGCAAAAACGCGATCCGCTGGCAGCTCTGGGCGGCCCTGTTGCTCTATGTGCTGCTGCGGTTCCTGGCACAAGTATCGGGCTGGCCGCACAGCTTCACCCGCCTCTTCACGATGATCCGAGGGGTGACTTGGAGCCGGGTGGATCTGCTCAGATTGCTGGCGTTCTATGGGACAGCAGGCGGTCCATGGAAGATGCGAGCCAGCCCGCAAAGCGTGTATCTGCCTGGGCTGGAGCCCCCCGTCTATGGGACAGCAGGCGTCGCATAA
- the tnpA gene encoding IS66 family insertion sequence element accessory protein TnpA → MRSTPAQRHAALEAYARSGLSGPQFARSAGIKYQTLVSWRRQAKISTCIATQAASPPIVAFLEAVPISPLPSTRLDLLLPGTARLHLSCSLMRKDRLYANPE, encoded by the coding sequence GTGCGCAGCACCCCGGCACAACGACACGCCGCGCTGGAGGCCTATGCCCGCTCAGGCCTGAGCGGGCCCCAGTTCGCCAGATCTGCTGGCATCAAGTACCAAACGCTGGTCTCCTGGCGCAGGCAGGCCAAAATCTCCACCTGCATTGCCACTCAGGCTGCCTCCCCTCCCATCGTGGCGTTTCTGGAGGCCGTCCCCATCTCCCCACTGCCTTCGACACGCCTGGATCTTCTGCTGCCCGGCACCGCCCGCCTGCACCTGTCCTGCTCCTTAATGCGCAAAGACAGGCTATACGCAAATCCAGAATGA
- a CDS encoding ISAs1-like element ISVsp18 family transposase, producing MKWGMSSASASPDSNLREVFQSIDDWRVQRTQRHDLADILVIATCAMLCGQGHYTHMEAFGNLKRTWLESFLALPNGIPSHDTFRKVFSLLDPKRFMEAFSLWTQGVLRQLSSEGLESGLKGVIAIDGKALRGAVDKGQAPAVIVGAWASELSLCLGQVKVADKSNEIGAMPELLEMLALKGCIVTIDAMGCQREVARKIIQQKGDYILALKSNQESLHQQVSHYLDTGEDLARAEGNFHQEESDGHGRHEVRRCWVSEEVECWLQGAEKWAGLRSVAAVECERTVAGQTTVQRRYFISSLKADAALIAASVRAHWGIENSLHWVLDVTFGEDESRSRSGYSAENLATLRRLTHAMIKRENPNSKKSVNQRRFEAGLSTDYLQTLLGVNLDA from the coding sequence ATGAAGTGGGGCATGTCTTCCGCCTCTGCATCTCCTGACAGCAATCTTCGTGAAGTTTTTCAGAGCATTGATGACTGGAGGGTGCAGCGTACCCAGCGACATGATCTGGCCGACATCCTGGTGATTGCCACCTGCGCCATGCTGTGCGGTCAGGGGCATTACACCCATATGGAAGCCTTCGGCAATCTGAAGCGCACTTGGTTGGAGAGCTTTCTTGCCCTGCCCAACGGCATTCCCAGTCACGACACGTTCCGTAAAGTCTTCAGCCTGCTTGATCCCAAGCGCTTCATGGAAGCCTTCAGTCTCTGGACCCAAGGTGTATTGCGCCAACTCTCCAGCGAGGGGCTTGAGAGCGGTCTCAAAGGGGTGATCGCCATTGATGGAAAGGCACTGCGCGGGGCCGTCGACAAAGGGCAGGCACCTGCGGTCATCGTGGGGGCTTGGGCCAGTGAATTGAGCCTGTGCCTTGGACAGGTCAAGGTTGCTGACAAGAGCAATGAGATTGGCGCGATGCCGGAGTTGTTGGAAATGCTGGCGTTGAAAGGCTGCATCGTGACCATCGACGCCATGGGCTGCCAGAGGGAGGTGGCCAGGAAAATCATCCAGCAAAAGGGGGACTACATCCTGGCCCTCAAAAGCAACCAGGAAAGCCTCCATCAACAGGTCAGCCACTATTTGGACACGGGGGAGGACCTGGCCAGGGCAGAAGGCAACTTTCATCAAGAGGAAAGCGATGGGCACGGCCGGCATGAAGTGCGTCGCTGTTGGGTGAGTGAGGAAGTGGAATGCTGGCTGCAGGGGGCAGAAAAGTGGGCGGGACTGCGCAGCGTGGCTGCGGTGGAATGCGAGCGCACCGTGGCGGGTCAGACCACGGTGCAAAGGCGTTACTTCATCAGCAGTTTGAAAGCCGATGCCGCGCTCATTGCAGCCTCAGTACGCGCTCACTGGGGGATTGAAAACTCGCTGCACTGGGTTCTAGATGTGACCTTTGGCGAAGATGAGAGCCGGTCTAGAAGCGGTTACAGCGCGGAGAATCTGGCCACCCTTCGACGCCTGACTCATGCAATGATCAAGCGAGAGAACCCAAACTCCAAAAAATCGGTCAACCAACGCAGATTCGAAGCCGGACTCAGTACAGACTATCTCCAAACCTTGCTTGGAGTAAATTTAGATGCGTAA
- the vccA gene encoding Verru_Chthon cassette protein A, with amino-acid sequence MHFRFLSRLGRHLPNRRSGMALVLVLSFLVLLSALILAFFGSVTTETKASRHADAGNRSRELVDTVTSVVMAQVRAATTRGPNVAWASQPGMIRTYGVAAGATTSASSAPLEYYKLYSARRMNWVPTDGPFVAQSDVPTTWHEQPALYTDLNLPVLNRYGTRQYPIFYPSSVTGPNPTQGITLTGAPVKGTGPEDNPAPMPVRWLYVLRDGTLTAPSSGTTTTATWETGEITSPTQHNPVVGRIAFWTDDDTNKVNINTAAGDEWASGTGTNPIPGSYWDVPRTNNSFEKERMAKFQPAQREYQRYPGHPATTYLSAVFPSLTRAQIAEMVPRIGEGGSRGGTVIASTGVVTDVDRLYAAVDELVYRPDRSVTALTPADLERTRFFLSAHSRAPEVNLFNRPRVAIWPVHEVNQSDYRTAFDRLIAFCASAGAADYIFKRAIADSPTADIEAIPGNGRLYRYLQTLTDKAVPGYGGTFSSKYPLDRDQILTEILDYIRSTNLFDDTLEPQDQNQPAGWTFPTKGKQFTKSRATISTGAVGHGQVVPLYVTATDTMGFGRYETLTEAGLHFICTADPAVPASNAVVDADGLKKNKTLGTAKLQEGEIRVEALFLLELFSVMQGWTSLNEDTQIRVTGLEQLQLKGDGSGDAMQDLGFPADATIWVTKRRRDIAHERAFGGQGGFRVTLVDRGLPARGDMPKDASATNIQNTYPFVSKPITIKPGTARTMTLQMKGSQPIQVQFYHGGVPAPIPAYPSAYVPDAAKLVQTIELKFPSRSFPAPGLVTSGHNEMNGANLEYVTTQENFWSFSKDGAQAGKTGRIGSIARPPNRGNIQTSGGLFRDVDTVRTLVPVHGDYRLVAGMRTVPDTVFVPHQHYDAAQAMAHSFTTGYQSHGNFYGSTRTGKLVPGASYQGTASPDVPFKDPPWGSDSGDWDTGLAFTPDGAYINKPDEGHNSRGTDGQAVPYFTNDWLIETSGPTFFSPNRQVMSPVMFGSLPSQLKSGVPWRTLLFRPDPSPLAPPPGASHIGAQSPRDHLLLDLFWMPVVEPYAISEPFSTAGKINLNFQIVPFTYVERTTALHALFRSERVTAIPVADAGNYKGGNSKNYRYEIDAQKTLDQFRTRFAAEDLFRSPGDICELHLIPRGVPGFGSLTAAGMTAFWQGHSPGLTHLVFTKHVEIS; translated from the coding sequence ATGCATTTCCGATTCTTATCCCGCTTGGGGAGGCATCTCCCGAACCGTCGCAGCGGCATGGCCCTGGTGCTCGTTCTGAGTTTCCTCGTCCTTTTGAGCGCCCTGATCCTGGCCTTCTTTGGCAGTGTCACCACTGAGACCAAGGCGTCCCGCCATGCCGATGCTGGCAACCGGAGCCGGGAGCTGGTGGATACGGTCACCAGTGTGGTGATGGCTCAAGTCCGGGCGGCGACCACCCGAGGGCCAAACGTCGCCTGGGCATCCCAGCCGGGCATGATCCGCACCTATGGTGTGGCAGCCGGCGCAACCACCAGCGCTTCCAGCGCCCCGCTGGAGTACTACAAGCTGTACTCTGCAAGGAGGATGAACTGGGTGCCGACCGACGGGCCTTTTGTCGCCCAGAGTGATGTCCCCACCACATGGCATGAGCAACCGGCGCTCTACACGGACCTCAACCTTCCTGTGTTGAACCGGTATGGCACCCGCCAGTACCCTATCTTTTATCCTTCCTCAGTGACCGGACCGAACCCAACCCAAGGCATCACCCTCACCGGGGCCCCGGTGAAAGGGACCGGGCCGGAGGACAATCCCGCGCCCATGCCAGTCAGGTGGCTCTATGTGCTGCGGGATGGCACGCTCACGGCCCCGTCCTCAGGCACCACCACCACGGCAACCTGGGAGACAGGCGAAATCACGTCACCGACCCAGCACAATCCCGTGGTGGGGCGGATCGCCTTCTGGACAGATGACGATACCAACAAGGTCAACATCAACACGGCTGCTGGCGACGAGTGGGCTTCCGGCACCGGCACCAATCCCATTCCGGGTTCCTACTGGGACGTTCCGCGTACCAACAATAGCTTTGAGAAGGAGAGGATGGCGAAATTCCAGCCTGCCCAGCGCGAATACCAACGGTATCCCGGCCATCCAGCCACCACTTACCTCAGCGCCGTGTTTCCCTCCCTCACCCGTGCGCAGATTGCGGAGATGGTGCCGCGCATTGGCGAAGGGGGATCCCGGGGCGGGACGGTGATTGCATCAACTGGAGTGGTCACGGACGTGGACCGTCTTTATGCGGCGGTGGATGAGCTCGTTTACCGCCCGGACCGCTCCGTGACTGCGCTCACGCCTGCCGACCTGGAAAGAACCCGCTTCTTTCTCTCCGCCCACAGCCGTGCGCCGGAGGTCAATCTTTTCAACCGCCCACGCGTGGCGATCTGGCCCGTGCATGAAGTGAACCAAAGTGACTACCGGACCGCCTTCGACCGCCTGATCGCTTTCTGCGCCAGTGCCGGTGCGGCGGACTACATCTTCAAGCGGGCAATCGCGGACAGCCCGACCGCAGACATCGAAGCCATTCCCGGGAATGGGAGGCTCTACCGGTATCTCCAGACGCTCACGGACAAGGCAGTGCCCGGCTATGGCGGCACCTTCTCGTCAAAGTATCCGCTCGACCGCGACCAGATCCTCACAGAGATCCTTGATTACATCCGTTCGACCAACCTTTTTGATGATACCCTCGAACCACAGGATCAGAACCAGCCTGCGGGCTGGACCTTTCCCACGAAGGGCAAGCAGTTTACGAAATCTCGCGCCACCATCTCCACCGGGGCGGTGGGGCACGGGCAGGTGGTGCCGCTATACGTGACTGCCACGGATACCATGGGCTTCGGCCGGTATGAGACGCTGACCGAGGCTGGCCTGCACTTCATCTGCACCGCCGATCCCGCCGTTCCCGCCAGCAATGCGGTGGTGGACGCGGATGGGTTGAAAAAGAACAAGACGTTGGGAACGGCCAAACTGCAGGAGGGAGAGATACGAGTCGAGGCGTTGTTCCTGCTTGAGTTGTTTTCCGTGATGCAAGGTTGGACGTCTTTGAATGAGGATACCCAGATCAGGGTGACGGGTCTGGAGCAGTTGCAGTTGAAAGGGGACGGGTCTGGAGATGCGATGCAGGATCTGGGCTTTCCTGCAGATGCGACCATCTGGGTGACCAAGCGGCGGCGGGACATTGCGCACGAGCGGGCCTTTGGCGGGCAGGGCGGTTTCCGGGTGACGCTGGTGGACCGTGGACTGCCTGCGCGCGGTGACATGCCCAAGGACGCTTCTGCCACCAACATCCAGAACACCTATCCGTTCGTCAGCAAACCGATCACGATCAAGCCGGGCACCGCACGTACGATGACGCTCCAGATGAAGGGTTCGCAGCCCATCCAGGTTCAGTTTTATCATGGGGGCGTGCCGGCACCGATACCTGCCTACCCGTCTGCTTATGTGCCGGATGCTGCCAAACTCGTGCAGACCATCGAGTTGAAGTTCCCGTCCCGCAGCTTCCCCGCGCCGGGGCTGGTCACGTCGGGCCATAATGAGATGAACGGAGCCAATCTCGAGTATGTCACCACGCAGGAGAATTTCTGGAGCTTCTCCAAAGACGGGGCCCAGGCCGGGAAAACGGGGCGCATCGGCAGTATTGCGCGTCCTCCCAACCGGGGCAACATCCAGACCAGCGGCGGCCTGTTCCGTGACGTGGACACGGTGCGGACGCTGGTTCCGGTTCATGGAGATTACCGGCTGGTGGCGGGGATGCGCACGGTTCCGGACACCGTGTTTGTCCCTCACCAGCACTATGACGCCGCTCAAGCCATGGCGCACTCGTTCACCACTGGCTATCAAAGTCACGGCAACTTCTACGGATCCACCCGGACGGGCAAGCTGGTGCCAGGTGCCAGCTACCAGGGCACTGCGTCCCCGGACGTGCCGTTCAAAGACCCTCCCTGGGGCAGTGACTCGGGAGACTGGGACACGGGTCTGGCCTTTACGCCCGATGGTGCGTACATCAACAAGCCTGATGAAGGCCATAACAGCCGCGGCACCGATGGGCAGGCCGTCCCGTACTTCACCAACGACTGGCTCATTGAAACCAGCGGCCCCACCTTTTTCTCGCCCAACCGGCAGGTGATGTCCCCGGTCATGTTCGGATCACTGCCCAGCCAGCTGAAGTCCGGCGTCCCCTGGCGCACGCTGCTGTTCCGGCCCGACCCCTCGCCGCTGGCTCCGCCGCCCGGAGCTTCCCATATCGGGGCCCAGTCCCCGCGTGATCATCTGCTGCTTGATCTGTTCTGGATGCCGGTGGTGGAGCCTTACGCCATCAGTGAGCCCTTCTCCACCGCTGGCAAGATCAATCTCAACTTCCAGATCGTTCCGTTCACCTATGTAGAGCGGACCACGGCCCTGCACGCCCTCTTTCGCAGTGAGCGGGTGACCGCCATCCCGGTGGCGGATGCGGGAAACTACAAAGGCGGCAACAGCAAGAACTACCGGTACGAGATCGATGCTCAAAAGACACTGGACCAGTTTCGCACACGGTTCGCTGCGGAAGATCTCTTCCGCTCTCCGGGGGACATTTGTGAGCTTCACTTGATCCCCAGAGGAGTGCCCGGGTTTGGGAGCCTGACCGCGGCCGGGATGACCGCCTTTTGGCAGGGGCACTCGCCAGGGCTTACGCATCTAGTTTTTACAAAGCACGTGGAAATTAGTTAA
- the vccD gene encoding Verru_Chthon cassette protein D, which yields MNLRPPRLHARWVASSAAFTLIELLIVITICGLLLALAVPATNSILSAHQVTTGTQMVVDEISLARQVAITRNRMVEVRFYDFASADRGDAVAPEVSAFESVVFDETNVKATPLAAVQHLPGGVLISKEAALSSLLGPTRKKTNWTADDPKRDLPRGIGSSYEAYVLRFRPDGSTDLGAGSWFLTLHGSREGGSPPPNHAALQIDPHNGSLRLYRPG from the coding sequence ATGAATCTACGTCCCCCACGTCTTCATGCCCGATGGGTCGCCTCATCAGCGGCCTTCACGCTGATTGAGCTGTTGATCGTCATTACCATCTGCGGCCTGCTACTAGCCCTGGCGGTGCCAGCGACGAATTCGATTTTGAGTGCGCACCAAGTCACCACGGGCACGCAAATGGTGGTGGATGAGATCAGTCTGGCCCGCCAGGTGGCCATCACGAGGAACCGCATGGTTGAAGTGAGGTTCTATGACTTCGCCAGCGCGGATCGCGGTGATGCTGTCGCCCCAGAGGTGTCAGCTTTTGAATCGGTGGTTTTTGACGAGACCAACGTCAAAGCCACGCCTCTGGCCGCTGTGCAGCATCTGCCCGGCGGAGTATTGATCAGCAAGGAGGCTGCGCTCTCGTCGCTTCTAGGGCCGACCCGGAAAAAGACGAACTGGACCGCGGACGATCCCAAGCGGGACCTGCCACGAGGCATTGGGTCCAGCTATGAAGCTTATGTCCTGCGGTTTAGACCTGATGGATCCACGGACCTGGGGGCGGGCAGCTGGTTTCTGACTCTGCATGGATCGAGGGAGGGCGGATCACCGCCCCCCAATCATGCCGCCTTGCAGATTGATCCGCACAACGGCTCCCTGCGACTTTATCGGCCCGGCTAA